The proteins below are encoded in one region of Rhodoluna lacicola:
- the metK gene encoding methionine adenosyltransferase codes for MSTLRLFTSESVTEGHPDKICDQISDTILDAMLEQDPHSRVAVETMVTTGLVHVAGEVTTAGYVEIPALVRQKIQDIGYTSSDIGFDGKSCGVSVSIGAQSPDIAQGVDDGFENRVGNSGDKYDSQGAGDQGIMFGYATNETATLSPTAITISHRLSEKLAEVRKSGKVDFLRPDGKTQVTIGYDGATPKTIEAVVLSTQHNPGVTHAQIVEAMTAEVINPILESTGLDFSGVNLFINPTGKFEIGGPMGDAGLTGRKIIVDTYGGASRHGGGAFSGKDPSKVDRSAAYAMRWVAKNVVAAGLADRAEVQVAYAIGVARPVGLYVETFGTAHVAEEKIVAAIEDVFDLRPKAIIEALDLLRPIYAQTATYGHFGRELPNFTWERTDRAEDLKSAIS; via the coding sequence ATGAGCACTCTTCGCCTATTTACATCAGAGTCTGTGACTGAGGGTCACCCAGATAAAATTTGTGACCAAATCTCGGACACTATTCTCGACGCCATGCTAGAACAAGACCCGCACTCACGTGTTGCGGTTGAGACCATGGTCACCACCGGACTCGTTCACGTTGCCGGTGAAGTTACCACCGCGGGCTACGTAGAAATTCCAGCGCTGGTTCGCCAAAAGATTCAAGACATCGGTTACACCTCATCTGACATCGGCTTCGATGGCAAGAGCTGTGGTGTATCGGTTTCTATCGGTGCTCAATCACCCGACATCGCGCAAGGTGTTGATGACGGTTTCGAAAACCGCGTGGGCAACTCTGGCGACAAATACGACTCGCAAGGTGCGGGTGACCAGGGAATCATGTTTGGTTATGCCACCAATGAGACCGCAACACTTTCGCCAACCGCAATCACAATTTCACACCGATTGAGCGAGAAGCTTGCCGAAGTTCGCAAGAGTGGCAAGGTTGATTTTCTTCGCCCAGATGGCAAGACTCAGGTCACCATTGGTTATGACGGTGCGACTCCTAAAACCATTGAGGCAGTTGTGTTGTCAACCCAGCACAATCCTGGTGTAACTCACGCGCAAATTGTTGAGGCAATGACCGCAGAGGTTATCAATCCAATTCTTGAGTCCACCGGTTTGGATTTCTCTGGTGTGAACCTATTCATTAACCCAACCGGCAAGTTTGAAATTGGTGGCCCAATGGGTGACGCCGGTTTGACCGGTCGCAAAATTATTGTTGACACCTACGGTGGCGCAAGTCGTCACGGTGGTGGTGCTTTCAGCGGTAAGGACCCATCAAAGGTTGACCGCTCCGCTGCATACGCCATGCGTTGGGTAGCCAAGAACGTTGTGGCTGCTGGGCTTGCTGATCGTGCAGAGGTTCAGGTTGCCTACGCAATTGGTGTTGCACGTCCAGTTGGTTTGTACGTTGAAACTTTTGGAACCGCACACGTTGCCGAAGAAAAAATTGTTGCGGCGATTGAAGATGTTTTTGATCTTCGTCCAAAGGCAATCATCGAGGCGCTTGATTTGCTTCGTCCGATTTACGCGCAGACTGCAACCTATGGTCACTTTGGTCGTGAGCTTCCAAACTTTACCTGGGAACGCACCGATCGTGCGGAGGATTTGAAATCAGCTATTAGCTAA
- a CDS encoding ParB/RepB/Spo0J family partition protein: MADKKKVGLGRGIGALIPTSAVPSERPIDVFFSGNGENGKKPESAQELVQVDGLRFGELDVTAIQPNAAQPRKVFEAEPFAELVHSVKEFGVLQPIVVRELSPGKYELIMGERRLRASKEAGLKKIPAVIRETSDDNMLRDALLENIHRANLNPLEEASAYQQLLSDFGITQDQLAEKIGRSRPQITNTIRLLKLPISVQQKVAAGVLSAGHARAILSAPDASRMEYFANKVINEGLSVRSLEELVGMDKPVATAGKATITQGARKDSLKVIAEQLGDRLNTKVSINLGKKKGQLVIDFATVADLNRILKELGQEIKY; the protein is encoded by the coding sequence ATGGCAGATAAAAAGAAGGTTGGCCTGGGCCGCGGAATTGGCGCACTGATTCCAACCTCAGCCGTTCCGAGCGAGCGCCCAATCGACGTTTTCTTCTCTGGAAATGGCGAAAATGGCAAAAAACCCGAATCTGCACAAGAACTTGTACAAGTTGACGGCCTTCGCTTCGGTGAATTGGACGTCACCGCAATCCAACCAAATGCCGCTCAACCACGAAAAGTTTTTGAAGCGGAGCCATTTGCCGAACTCGTGCACTCGGTTAAGGAGTTTGGTGTTCTGCAGCCAATCGTGGTTCGTGAACTTTCACCGGGCAAGTACGAACTCATCATGGGTGAGCGTCGCCTTCGTGCCTCTAAAGAAGCCGGACTCAAAAAGATCCCTGCGGTTATTCGTGAAACATCGGATGACAACATGCTTCGCGATGCACTGTTGGAAAACATTCACCGCGCAAACCTAAACCCACTTGAAGAAGCCTCTGCTTATCAGCAGCTGCTGAGCGACTTTGGCATTACCCAGGATCAGCTGGCTGAAAAGATTGGTCGCTCACGACCACAGATCACCAACACCATTCGTTTGTTAAAGCTGCCAATCTCAGTTCAGCAAAAGGTTGCCGCTGGTGTTCTTTCTGCGGGTCACGCACGTGCAATTCTTTCTGCACCAGATGCATCCCGCATGGAGTACTTCGCCAACAAGGTAATCAATGAGGGGCTATCGGTTCGCTCACTTGAAGAACTCGTTGGCATGGACAAGCCAGTTGCAACCGCGGGCAAAGCAACCATTACTCAGGGAGCGCGCAAGGATTCACTAAAAGTGATTGCCGAGCAACTTGGTGATCGCTTGAATACCAAAGTCTCGATTAACTTGGGTAAGAAAAAAGGTCAGCTAGTCATCGATTTCGCGACGGTAGCTGACCTTAATCGAATTCTTAAAGAACTTGGTCAGGAAATCAAGTATTAG
- a CDS encoding ParA family protein, with translation MSMTGSPLGDELFQSSSRLKKIEATPLPKPLKTRVISVSNQKGGVGKTTSTVNLAAALAAKSLKVLVIDLDPQGNASTALGIEHGEGTLGIYEVLIEGAEIKDAVQVSPENPNLSCLPATIDLAGAEIEIVTAFERENWHALLKTAIDTYLAQGNHPDYIFIDCPPSLGLLTVNAFVAATEVLLPIQCEYYALEGLSQLLRNIERIQQALNPQLVLSTILLTMYDSRTKLASAVVDDVRQHFPAQTLNSVIPRNVRVSEAPSFGRTVISHDKSSVGSLSYLEAAIEIAQKGAQNGR, from the coding sequence ATGAGCATGACCGGCTCTCCCCTAGGCGATGAACTGTTTCAGTCGTCCTCTCGTCTCAAGAAGATCGAGGCCACCCCGCTACCTAAGCCGCTAAAGACCAGAGTTATATCGGTTTCTAACCAAAAAGGTGGCGTAGGCAAGACCACATCAACCGTGAACCTGGCCGCAGCCCTCGCCGCAAAGAGCCTAAAGGTACTGGTTATTGACCTGGACCCTCAGGGAAACGCCTCAACAGCACTGGGCATTGAGCACGGCGAAGGCACCCTTGGCATTTACGAGGTCCTGATTGAAGGCGCCGAAATCAAGGACGCCGTTCAGGTCAGCCCGGAAAACCCAAACCTAAGCTGCCTTCCGGCGACCATCGATTTGGCCGGCGCCGAGATTGAGATTGTCACAGCCTTTGAGCGTGAAAACTGGCACGCGCTGCTAAAGACCGCGATCGACACCTATCTGGCTCAAGGTAACCACCCCGATTACATCTTTATTGACTGCCCACCAAGCCTTGGGCTTTTGACGGTAAATGCCTTTGTTGCCGCCACCGAGGTATTGCTTCCGATTCAATGTGAGTACTACGCGCTAGAGGGCCTAAGCCAGTTGCTCAGAAACATTGAGCGAATTCAGCAGGCCCTAAACCCACAGTTGGTGCTGTCCACAATTCTTCTGACTATGTATGACAGCCGAACCAAGCTGGCCTCGGCCGTGGTTGATGATGTTCGTCAGCACTTCCCTGCTCAGACCTTGAATTCGGTGATTCCACGAAATGTTCGAGTTTCTGAGGCACCTAGTTTTGGTCGCACGGTGATCAGCCATGACAAATCTTCTGTCGGTAGCTTGAGTTATCTTGAAGCCGCAATCGAAATCGCACAAAAGGGAGCACAAAATGGCAGATAA
- the rsmG gene encoding 16S rRNA (guanine(527)-N(7))-methyltransferase RsmG, whose protein sequence is MTDLDFTPEAEPSAAALIFADRIEAARKYTAALVRDGETYGLLGPREYPKIWTRHVLNSAVVAELVSPGQTVGDVGSGAGLPGIPMAIAQPEAEFVLIEPMERRSEWLKQTVEELGLKNVRVLRNRAEEVGEVFDVVTARAVKAMPQLLRMCVPMTKNGGEIIALKGAKAGEEIEEAKPLMKKLGIESFEIVFTGEQFLDEPTRVVRTKLL, encoded by the coding sequence ATGACAGATCTTGATTTCACTCCCGAAGCGGAGCCCTCAGCCGCTGCCCTCATATTCGCGGATCGAATCGAGGCTGCACGTAAATACACCGCTGCCCTAGTTCGTGACGGTGAAACATACGGACTATTGGGACCTCGCGAATACCCAAAGATTTGGACCAGGCACGTACTGAACTCTGCCGTGGTTGCCGAACTGGTCTCCCCTGGGCAAACCGTGGGCGATGTTGGCTCAGGTGCCGGACTGCCGGGAATACCAATGGCGATTGCCCAACCAGAGGCCGAATTCGTTTTGATCGAGCCAATGGAGCGCAGATCTGAATGGCTAAAGCAGACCGTTGAAGAGCTGGGCCTAAAAAACGTTCGAGTCCTACGAAACCGGGCCGAAGAAGTCGGTGAGGTTTTTGACGTGGTGACTGCCCGTGCGGTTAAGGCCATGCCGCAGTTGCTGCGGATGTGCGTGCCAATGACCAAAAATGGCGGCGAAATTATTGCACTCAAGGGAGCCAAGGCTGGCGAAGAAATCGAAGAGGCCAAGCCCCTAATGAAGAAATTGGGCATAGAAAGCTTTGAAATCGTATTCACTGGCGAACAGTTCCTGGACGAACCAACTCGCGTGGTGCGAACTAAGTTATTGTGA